The Candidatus Binatia bacterium genome window below encodes:
- a CDS encoding enoyl-CoA hydratase family protein produces the protein MTTARYESGDKLLTITLDGPERKNPLTFELYAELRDRFRALASEPAVNAVILTGAGGNFCSGGDVHEIIGPLTQRGPAELLEFTQMTGDLVKAMRACPQPIVAAVDGVCAGAGAILAMASDLRFGTERARVAFLFVRVGLAGSDMGACAMLPRIVGLGRAAELLYTGRAMPGAQAYEWGFFNELCAPDDLAPRARDAAREIADGPAAAHAVTKRMLHAEWALDLDAAIDAEAVAQARCMEGNDFRRAYEAFAAKRRPRFEGD, from the coding sequence ATGACGACCGCGCGCTACGAGAGCGGCGATAAGCTGCTGACGATCACGCTCGACGGCCCCGAGCGGAAGAATCCCTTGACGTTCGAGCTCTACGCCGAACTGCGCGATCGCTTTCGCGCGCTCGCGAGCGAGCCTGCGGTGAACGCGGTGATCCTTACCGGCGCGGGCGGCAATTTCTGCTCCGGCGGCGACGTGCACGAGATCATCGGACCGTTGACGCAGCGTGGGCCGGCAGAGCTGCTCGAGTTCACGCAGATGACGGGCGATCTCGTGAAGGCGATGCGCGCCTGCCCGCAACCGATCGTCGCGGCTGTGGACGGCGTCTGCGCGGGGGCGGGCGCAATTCTCGCGATGGCGAGCGACCTGCGCTTCGGCACGGAGCGCGCGCGCGTCGCGTTTCTCTTCGTGCGGGTCGGACTGGCGGGCAGCGACATGGGTGCGTGCGCGATGCTGCCGCGCATCGTGGGGCTCGGCCGCGCCGCGGAACTGCTCTACACCGGCCGGGCGATGCCCGGCGCCCAGGCCTACGAGTGGGGTTTCTTCAACGAGCTCTGCGCGCCCGACGATCTCGCACCGCGCGCGCGCGACGCCGCGCGCGAGATCGCGGACGGGCCGGCCGCGGCGCACGCGGTTACGAAGAGGATGCTCCACGCGGAGTGGGCGCTCGATCTCGACGCCGCGATCGACGCCGAGGCGGTCGCGCAGGCGCGCTGCATGGAGGGCAACGACTTTCGCCGCGCCTACGAAGCGTTCGCAGCGAAGCGCCGCCCGCGGTTCGAGGGCGATTGA
- a CDS encoding acyltransferase, translating into MAASGALHESPRLGVLDGLRGIAVLLVLWYHVWEISWLSPGPALDFLPATGFIGVPLFFFLSGFVISYPFVRAAVAGTPQPSWGHFAWRRFVKIVPSYVLAIGVAYAIGYAQVQPGASLLPDLLTHLLFIHTWFPYQYGTIAGVLWTLAVEVEFYCIFPLVWWSFKRSPWLTAAAMILIAWAWRLSMARCCYATIFPQYEENLPGYLDIFAFGMISAYVFTRYGERWRASPLRYAGPAVALAGFTALVLLLENLWAYRFYDQWASVWQIDNRPLLGAAFATIALGSLASPRWWQIVLDNPPLRFLAEISYNLYLYHQMIARELLAHHLPPYTGDPHDDLNWQVRYTEAAFAFTIAQAALVTYCFERPLLKIRLEDVAR; encoded by the coding sequence ATGGCGGCCAGCGGTGCGCTTCACGAGAGCCCTCGGCTGGGTGTGCTCGACGGGCTGCGCGGGATCGCGGTGCTCCTCGTCCTCTGGTATCACGTCTGGGAGATCTCGTGGCTCTCGCCCGGACCAGCGCTCGACTTTCTGCCGGCGACCGGGTTCATCGGGGTTCCGCTCTTCTTTTTTTTGAGCGGCTTCGTGATCTCGTATCCGTTCGTCCGGGCCGCCGTCGCGGGCACGCCGCAGCCGTCGTGGGGCCACTTCGCCTGGCGCCGGTTCGTCAAGATCGTGCCGTCGTACGTTCTCGCGATCGGCGTTGCGTACGCGATCGGCTACGCACAGGTCCAGCCCGGGGCATCGCTCTTGCCCGACTTGCTGACGCACCTGCTCTTCATCCACACGTGGTTTCCGTACCAATACGGAACGATCGCCGGCGTTCTGTGGACGCTCGCCGTGGAGGTCGAGTTCTATTGCATCTTCCCGCTCGTCTGGTGGTCGTTCAAACGCAGTCCGTGGCTCACGGCCGCCGCGATGATCCTCATCGCGTGGGCCTGGCGCCTCTCGATGGCGCGCTGCTGCTACGCGACGATCTTCCCGCAGTACGAAGAGAACCTGCCGGGCTATCTCGACATCTTCGCTTTCGGGATGATCTCGGCGTACGTCTTTACGCGCTACGGCGAACGCTGGCGCGCATCGCCGCTGCGTTATGCCGGCCCGGCGGTCGCGCTCGCGGGATTCACCGCGCTCGTGCTCTTACTCGAGAACCTCTGGGCCTACCGGTTCTACGATCAGTGGGCCTCGGTCTGGCAGATCGACAATCGGCCGCTGCTGGGCGCGGCCTTCGCGACGATCGCTCTCGGCTCGCTCGCGAGCCCGCGTTGGTGGCAGATCGTCCTCGACAACCCGCCGTTGCGATTCCTGGCGGAGATCTCGTACAATCTCTATCTCTACCATCAGATGATCGCGCGCGAGCTTCTCGCGCACCATCTACCCCCGTATACGGGGGATCCTCACGACGACCTCAACTGGCAGGTCAGATACACCGAGGCCGCCTTCGCGTTTACGATCGCGCAAGCGGCCTTGGTAACCTACTGCTTCGAACGCCCGCTATTGAAGATACGACTTGAAGATGTTGCGCGTTAA
- a CDS encoding glycosyltransferase family 39 protein, with amino-acid sequence MSALALAAALLHAATAWRYGYFRDELYFIACSKHLAWGYVDQPPMVALAARLASPFGYDLLALRALPIVAASLTVYLAIRLTRELGGGRFALALAGVATMLLPAYLLLGNTLTTSSFEPLFWTLVIYLTISIVRAPANAGPRWAALAVAIAAGAYAKYSIVLPVAGVSAGLLLTEQRRALRSLYPPAALALAALLLAPNVAWQAAHGWPILEVLHGDVAHRPGFQGGFALEYRNLASNALAFALEQLLYTNPLAAPVWIAGLIAPFRIAALRDLRFVAIGYAFVFVAAALLSAKGYYIVGYYAAPLAIGAVALERAAVTVRAALFAALTAVAIAALPLSLPVLPIDALVAYSKALGLTGRDGTPARLIQPVFAEEFGWRGLARDVAAVYFALPAGIRSRAAIYADTYGDAGALDFFGPAYGLPPAISSQNNYYLWGTRGYDGSTLVAIGATRIDLLRRYYRSVVLVRTSTEPRKWIVEGPAPIYLCRDPVAPLQAIWPQLRWYGA; translated from the coding sequence GTGAGCGCGCTCGCGCTCGCCGCGGCGTTGCTCCACGCCGCAACGGCGTGGCGTTACGGATACTTCCGCGACGAGCTCTACTTCATCGCTTGCTCGAAGCATCTCGCCTGGGGCTACGTGGATCAACCGCCGATGGTCGCGCTCGCGGCCCGGCTCGCATCGCCCTTCGGCTACGATCTGCTCGCGCTGCGCGCGCTCCCGATCGTCGCGGCGAGCCTCACCGTCTATCTCGCGATCCGACTGACGCGCGAACTCGGCGGCGGACGCTTCGCGCTGGCGCTCGCGGGCGTTGCGACGATGCTGCTCCCCGCGTACCTGTTGCTCGGCAACACGCTGACGACGAGCTCGTTCGAGCCGCTCTTTTGGACGCTCGTCATCTATCTGACGATCTCGATCGTCCGCGCGCCGGCGAACGCCGGGCCGCGCTGGGCCGCGCTCGCCGTCGCGATCGCGGCGGGTGCGTACGCAAAGTACTCGATCGTCTTGCCGGTCGCGGGGGTGTCTGCGGGTTTGCTGCTGACCGAGCAGCGGCGCGCGTTGCGGTCGCTCTACCCGCCCGCCGCTCTCGCGCTCGCAGCGTTGCTGCTCGCACCGAACGTCGCGTGGCAGGCCGCGCACGGATGGCCGATCCTCGAGGTCTTGCACGGCGACGTCGCGCACCGTCCCGGCTTCCAGGGCGGGTTCGCCTTGGAGTATCGCAACCTCGCGAGCAACGCGCTCGCCTTCGCGCTCGAGCAGCTCCTCTATACCAACCCGCTCGCCGCGCCGGTCTGGATCGCCGGACTCATCGCCCCGTTCCGCATCGCGGCGCTGCGCGATCTGCGCTTCGTCGCGATCGGCTACGCGTTCGTCTTCGTCGCCGCCGCGCTGCTCTCGGCGAAGGGTTACTACATCGTCGGCTACTACGCGGCGCCGCTCGCGATCGGCGCGGTCGCGCTCGAGCGCGCCGCGGTGACGGTGCGGGCGGCGCTCTTCGCCGCACTCACCGCCGTTGCGATCGCGGCGCTCCCCCTCTCGCTGCCGGTGCTGCCGATCGACGCGCTCGTCGCGTACTCGAAGGCGCTCGGCCTGACCGGGCGCGACGGTACGCCCGCGCGCTTGATCCAGCCGGTCTTCGCCGAGGAGTTTGGCTGGCGCGGCCTCGCGCGCGACGTCGCGGCGGTCTACTTCGCGCTGCCCGCCGGCATTCGCTCGCGGGCCGCGATCTACGCCGACACGTACGGAGACGCGGGCGCGCTCGACTTCTTCGGGCCCGCGTACGGCCTGCCGCCCGCGATCTCGAGCCAGAACAACTACTATCTGTGGGGAACGCGCGGCTACGACGGCAGCACGCTCGTCGCTATCGGGGCGACGCGCATCGATCTCCTGCGGCGATACTACCGCAGCGTCGTGCTCGTGCGGACGTCAACCGAGCCGCGCAAGTGGATCGTCGAAGGTCCGGCGCCGATCTACCTCTGCCGCGATCCGGTCGCGCCGCTGCAGGCGATCTGGCCGCAGCTTCGCTGGTACGGCGCCTAG
- a CDS encoding sodium:solute symporter yields MSSAAFILGAAVAGVALLGFLASRWGGANLTSLEEWALGGRSFGTVVSWFLLGGDLYTAYTFIAVPALVYGVGALGFFAVPYATIAYPVALVVLSRFWTVARRRGYVTSADFVRDRYGDRSLEIAVALTGVVAALPYIALQLVGMRAVFSQFSTLGAANAIPALTVAFVLVAGYTYTSGLRAPALIAFVKDTLIYVTVVAAVVVIPARLGGWAHVFALAGTALHGRPHPSSIYLTPAQYFTYGTMAFGNALSLFIYPHSITSVLAARSREVVRRNAALLPIYSLLLGLLALLGYCAIAAGVVATDSSRVVPLLFARFFPDWFAGVADSAIVIGALVPAAIMCIGASNLFASNVFREFSEPRPAMETVVAKRLTIVICALALLFIFFVPVPYAIDFQLLGGALMLQTFPAFVLGLWTRWFHPKALLAGWACGLVASCAMAYASGFTSNFTLHVFGATLTGLIALYGLLLNLVVSAGITLLLRAASVDSGIDRTRAGDYA; encoded by the coding sequence ATGTCTAGCGCCGCCTTCATTCTCGGCGCAGCGGTCGCGGGCGTCGCGCTGCTCGGCTTCCTGGCGAGCCGCTGGGGCGGCGCGAACCTCACGAGCCTCGAGGAGTGGGCGCTCGGAGGCCGGAGCTTCGGAACGGTCGTCTCGTGGTTTCTGCTCGGCGGCGACCTCTACACCGCCTACACGTTCATCGCGGTGCCGGCCCTCGTCTACGGCGTCGGCGCGCTCGGTTTCTTCGCCGTTCCGTACGCGACGATCGCCTATCCCGTCGCGCTCGTCGTGCTCTCGCGGTTCTGGACCGTCGCGCGACGGCGCGGCTACGTTACGAGCGCCGACTTCGTTCGCGACCGTTATGGCGATCGGTCGCTCGAGATCGCCGTCGCGCTGACCGGCGTCGTCGCCGCGCTGCCGTACATCGCGCTGCAGCTCGTCGGCATGCGCGCGGTCTTCAGCCAATTCAGCACGCTTGGAGCCGCGAACGCGATCCCGGCCCTGACCGTCGCCTTCGTCCTCGTCGCCGGCTACACGTATACGAGCGGGCTGCGCGCGCCGGCGCTCATCGCCTTCGTCAAGGACACGCTGATCTACGTTACGGTCGTCGCGGCCGTCGTCGTCATTCCCGCGCGTCTCGGCGGTTGGGCGCACGTCTTCGCTCTCGCCGGGACCGCGTTGCACGGACGGCCGCATCCGTCATCCATCTACCTTACGCCCGCGCAGTATTTTACGTACGGGACGATGGCCTTCGGCAACGCGCTCTCGCTCTTCATCTACCCGCACTCGATCACGAGCGTTCTCGCCGCCCGCAGCCGCGAGGTCGTCCGCCGGAACGCCGCGCTCCTTCCGATCTACTCGCTGCTGCTCGGCCTCCTCGCGCTCTTGGGCTACTGCGCGATCGCGGCGGGCGTGGTCGCAACGGATTCCAGCCGCGTCGTGCCGCTGCTCTTCGCGCGCTTCTTTCCCGACTGGTTCGCGGGAGTCGCCGACTCGGCGATCGTGATCGGGGCGCTCGTGCCCGCCGCGATCATGTGCATCGGGGCATCGAATCTCTTCGCGAGCAACGTCTTCCGTGAGTTCTCCGAACCGCGCCCTGCGATGGAGACGGTCGTTGCAAAGCGGCTGACGATCGTCATCTGCGCGCTCGCGCTCCTCTTCATCTTCTTCGTCCCCGTCCCGTACGCGATCGACTTCCAGCTTCTCGGCGGCGCCTTGATGTTGCAGACCTTTCCGGCCTTCGTCCTGGGACTCTGGACGCGCTGGTTCCATCCAAAGGCGCTGCTCGCCGGTTGGGCCTGCGGCCTCGTCGCCAGTTGCGCGATGGCCTACGCGAGCGGCTTCACCTCGAATTTCACCCTCCACGTATTCGGCGCGACGCTGACCGGGCTGATCGCGCTCTACGGTTTGCTGCTCAACCTCGTCGTCAGCGCCGGAATCACCCTGCTGCTGCGCGCCGCCAGCGTCGATTCCGGCATCGATCGCACGCGCGCCGGAGATTACGCATGA
- a CDS encoding DUF3311 domain-containing protein yields the protein MRRAWYALLVLPFIGTLFPQIYNHARPALFGMPFFYWYQLAWVVVTAGLLGIVVVATREPGDV from the coding sequence ATGCGCCGTGCCTGGTACGCGCTGCTCGTCCTGCCGTTCATCGGGACGCTTTTCCCGCAAATCTACAACCACGCTCGCCCGGCGCTCTTCGGCATGCCCTTCTTCTATTGGTATCAGCTGGCGTGGGTCGTCGTCACGGCCGGGCTGCTGGGCATCGTCGTCGTCGCCACCCGCGAACCGGGCGATGTCTAG
- a CDS encoding SDR family NAD(P)-dependent oxidoreductase: MTLQGRHALVTGGARGIGLGIASLLADRGARVSVVSRSTGTDVGDEAQVRRAFAECRERNGRIEILVNNAGVAESAPLARTDLALWNRALTTNLTGTFLCTREVAREMTDAGWGRIVNVASTAGLMGGPYLAAYCASKHGVVGFTRAIAAELEGTGVTINAVCPGYTETDMMLRAIANITSKTGRSEAEARALLEQGNPQGRIATVEEVAETVLDLIEGSQTGEAVIVPR; the protein is encoded by the coding sequence GTGACGCTACAGGGACGCCACGCGCTCGTCACCGGCGGCGCCCGCGGCATCGGCCTCGGCATCGCATCGCTGCTCGCCGATCGCGGCGCCCGCGTCAGCGTCGTCAGCCGCTCCACCGGTACCGACGTCGGCGACGAAGCGCAGGTGCGGCGCGCGTTTGCGGAGTGCCGCGAGAGGAACGGGCGGATAGAGATTCTCGTCAACAACGCCGGTGTCGCGGAGTCGGCGCCGCTGGCGCGCACGGATCTGGCGCTCTGGAATCGCGCGCTGACGACGAACCTCACGGGTACGTTTCTCTGTACGCGCGAGGTTGCGCGCGAGATGACCGATGCGGGCTGGGGCCGCATCGTCAACGTCGCGAGCACGGCCGGGCTCATGGGAGGGCCCTATCTCGCCGCGTACTGCGCGAGCAAGCACGGCGTCGTCGGCTTTACGCGCGCGATCGCCGCGGAACTCGAAGGCACGGGCGTCACGATCAACGCGGTCTGTCCGGGCTACACGGAGACGGATATGATGCTGCGCGCGATCGCGAACATCACGTCGAAGACGGGGCGGAGCGAGGCCGAAGCGCGCGCGTTGCTCGAGCAGGGAAACCCGCAGGGGCGGATCGCGACGGTAGAAGAGGTCGCCGAGACCGTGCTCGATCTGATCGAGGGCTCGCAGACGGGCGAGGCGGTTATCGTTCCGCGCTAG
- a CDS encoding RidA family protein, with product MSETINPAGWPRPSGYSNGIVAEGRFLAISGQIGWNERNEIVAPEFLAQARQALSNVVAVLRAAGGECEHLVRLTWYVTDANEYRENLRALGAAYREIVGANYPAMALVQVAALLEAGAKVEIEATAVLPREPEVESAFKT from the coding sequence ATGAGCGAAACGATCAACCCCGCCGGCTGGCCGCGCCCGAGCGGCTACTCCAACGGCATCGTCGCCGAGGGCCGCTTCCTCGCGATCTCCGGACAGATCGGCTGGAACGAGCGCAACGAGATCGTCGCGCCGGAGTTTCTCGCCCAAGCGCGCCAAGCGCTGAGCAACGTCGTCGCCGTGCTGCGCGCCGCCGGCGGCGAGTGCGAGCACCTCGTCCGCTTGACCTGGTACGTCACCGATGCGAACGAGTATCGCGAAAACCTCCGCGCGCTCGGCGCCGCATATCGCGAGATCGTCGGCGCGAACTATCCCGCGATGGCGCTCGTCCAGGTCGCGGCGCTGCTCGAAGCCGGCGCGAAGGTCGAGATCGAAGCAACCGCGGTGCTACCGCGAGAGCCCGAAGTTGAGAGCGCGTTCAAGACGTGA
- a CDS encoding CADD family putative folate metabolism protein: METTLDRSFEESVRSIIERRHLLGHPFYVAWTKGELTLDQLRGYAGQYLHHVLAEPTYLSAVHTNTPHYASDGRSDLGPRQAILQNLVDEELGPKNHPALWKRFAAALGLSDDDLAAAQAVPATRRLIETFNDLCRNRPFYAGLAALHAFESQVPAIAAVKIDGLRRFYGIENPEEIEFFSVHEKADVAHSAAEWRLIERAADSPEKQAEVLAATREACDALWSFLDGVYVGV, translated from the coding sequence ATGGAAACGACCCTCGACCGCTCCTTCGAAGAATCCGTGCGCTCGATCATCGAGCGGCGGCACCTGCTCGGCCATCCGTTCTACGTTGCGTGGACGAAGGGCGAGCTTACCCTCGACCAGCTGCGGGGGTACGCCGGGCAGTATTTGCACCACGTCCTCGCGGAGCCGACCTATCTCAGCGCCGTCCATACGAACACGCCGCACTACGCGAGCGACGGGAGAAGCGATCTCGGGCCGCGTCAGGCGATCCTGCAGAACCTCGTGGACGAGGAGCTGGGTCCGAAGAACCACCCCGCCCTCTGGAAGCGCTTCGCGGCGGCCCTCGGACTCTCCGACGACGATCTCGCGGCGGCGCAAGCCGTCCCCGCGACGCGACGGCTCATCGAGACCTTCAACGATCTCTGCCGGAACCGGCCCTTCTACGCCGGGCTCGCGGCGCTCCACGCGTTCGAGTCGCAAGTGCCGGCGATCGCAGCCGTCAAGATCGACGGGCTGCGGCGCTTCTACGGGATCGAGAATCCGGAGGAGATCGAGTTCTTCTCGGTCCACGAAAAGGCAGACGTCGCCCACTCGGCGGCCGAGTGGCGTTTGATCGAGCGGGCGGCCGATTCGCCCGAGAAGCAAGCCGAGGTGCTGGCGGCGACCCGCGAGGCCTGCGACGCGCTCTGGAGTTTCCTCGACGGCGTCTACGTAGGGGTTTGA
- a CDS encoding GntR family transcriptional regulator has product MSEPYLVVDSGLGIPPYQQVVAQIRAGIERGELLPDSPLPTVRQLAGDLGIAPNTVARAYAELQSDGWLVSDGRRGTRVAPRAPVDRRGRMRSLREAAHEFVASLRHRGFTPDEIASELAHLTETRSRPSEA; this is encoded by the coding sequence GTGAGCGAACCGTATCTCGTCGTCGATTCAGGCCTGGGCATCCCGCCGTACCAGCAGGTCGTCGCGCAGATACGCGCGGGGATAGAGCGCGGGGAGTTGCTGCCCGATTCGCCGTTGCCAACGGTGCGGCAGCTCGCCGGCGATCTCGGTATAGCGCCGAACACCGTCGCGCGAGCCTACGCCGAACTGCAGTCGGACGGATGGCTCGTCAGCGACGGACGGCGCGGAACTCGCGTGGCGCCGCGGGCTCCGGTGGATCGCCGCGGCCGCATGCGCAGCCTGCGCGAGGCCGCGCATGAGTTCGTCGCGTCGCTGCGACATCGCGGCTTCACTCCCGACGAGATTGCGTCCGAGCTCGCGCACCTGACCGAGACGAGGAGTCGACCGAGCGAAGCCTAA
- a CDS encoding acyl-CoA dehydrogenase family protein, with the protein MGTNLGWPFFDEEHRAFAAALERWLERADVLDDEHNADASCRAWIRALAEGGWLRACVPGAYGGVRANLDVRTLCIARERLAHRSAFADFAFAMQGLGSAPIALFGNAELQRRYLANVAEGRCVAAFALSEREAGSDVAALATRARRDGDAYVIDGEKAWISNAGVADLYVVFARTSDDGAKGLTAFAVDAATAGCAAGKRVETISPHPLGALRLERCRIPLARRIGEEGEGFKIAMATLDVFRSTVGAAALGFARRALDETAAHVKSRRLFGAPLGSLQLTQGAIAEMATDVDASALLVYRAAWQKDSGAARVTRESAMAKWFATEAAGRVCDRAVQLFGARGVVRGEIVERLYRDVRALRIYEGASEIQQIVIARQTLEE; encoded by the coding sequence ATGGGAACCAACCTCGGCTGGCCGTTCTTCGACGAGGAGCACCGCGCGTTCGCGGCGGCGCTCGAGCGATGGCTCGAACGCGCCGACGTGCTCGATGACGAGCACAACGCCGACGCGAGCTGCCGCGCCTGGATTCGAGCGCTCGCAGAGGGTGGATGGCTGCGCGCGTGCGTGCCGGGAGCCTACGGCGGCGTGCGCGCGAACCTCGACGTGCGCACGCTCTGCATCGCGCGCGAGCGGCTCGCCCATCGCTCCGCGTTCGCCGATTTCGCGTTCGCGATGCAAGGACTGGGAAGCGCTCCGATCGCGCTCTTCGGCAATGCGGAACTGCAGCGCCGGTATCTCGCCAACGTCGCGGAGGGCCGATGCGTCGCGGCCTTCGCGCTCTCGGAGCGCGAGGCGGGCTCCGACGTTGCGGCGCTGGCGACGCGGGCGCGCCGCGACGGTGACGCCTACGTCATCGACGGCGAGAAGGCGTGGATCTCGAACGCGGGGGTTGCCGATCTCTACGTCGTCTTCGCGCGAACCTCGGACGACGGCGCGAAGGGGCTGACGGCCTTCGCGGTTGATGCCGCGACCGCGGGCTGCGCCGCGGGAAAGCGGGTTGAGACGATCTCCCCGCATCCGCTGGGCGCGTTGCGGCTCGAGCGTTGCCGCATCCCGCTCGCGCGGCGCATCGGCGAGGAGGGCGAAGGCTTCAAGATCGCGATGGCGACGCTCGACGTCTTTCGCAGCACGGTCGGCGCCGCGGCGCTCGGCTTCGCGCGGCGCGCGCTCGACGAGACCGCCGCCCACGTCAAGAGCCGTCGTCTCTTCGGCGCGCCGCTCGGCTCGCTCCAGTTGACGCAGGGAGCGATCGCGGAGATGGCGACCGACGTGGATGCGAGCGCGCTGCTCGTCTACCGTGCCGCTTGGCAAAAAGATTCCGGCGCGGCGCGGGTCACGCGTGAGTCGGCGATGGCGAAGTGGTTCGCAACCGAGGCGGCCGGGCGAGTCTGCGATCGCGCGGTGCAGCTCTTCGGCGCGCGCGGCGTCGTCCGCGGCGAGATCGTCGAGCGCCTCTACCGCGACGTGCGCGCGCTGCGAATCTACGAAGGCGCGAGCGAGATTCAGCAGATCGTCATCGCGCGGCAGACCCTCGAAGAGTGA
- a CDS encoding AMP-binding protein produces the protein MPELLFDDGTAYPRRLNAATELLDRRIAAGDGARRCIAGGDGREWTYADLRDAANRIARVLVEDLGLESGNRVVLRAPNTPMLAACWFAVLKAGGVVVTTMPLYRAGELRFMMEKAQAKHALCDARLRDDFDRACAEFHGVRTAFFNEAEPGAESLESAMRAKSGDFENVETAAEDVALIAFTSGTTGTPKAAMHYHRDVMAICDTYAARVLQPRREDLFCGSPPLAFTFGLGGLLLFPLYAGAATLMLEKAGAGDLLDAIERFRVTTLFTAPIAYRAMGNALDGRDVSSLRTCVSAGEALPKAVWEEWRAKTGIAILDGIGSTEMLHIFVGSPESEVRAGATGRPVPGYVAEVHDENGERVADDTAGRLAVKGPTGCKYLQDERQTLYVQRGWNYPGDTYRRDADGYFWHVARTDDMIVSAGYNISGPEVEQALIAHADVREVAVVGKRDAEKETNFVKAFVVLAEGCEPSPERADELREFCKSQIAPFKAPREIEFVVELPRTETGKLQRYKLRDVTS, from the coding sequence ATGCCCGAACTGCTCTTCGACGACGGCACGGCGTATCCGCGGCGGCTCAACGCCGCAACCGAGTTGCTCGACCGGCGCATCGCCGCGGGCGACGGCGCGCGCCGCTGCATTGCCGGCGGCGACGGCCGCGAGTGGACGTACGCGGATCTGCGCGACGCCGCGAATCGCATCGCGAGGGTTCTCGTCGAAGATCTCGGGCTCGAATCCGGTAATCGCGTCGTATTGCGCGCGCCGAACACGCCGATGCTCGCCGCGTGCTGGTTCGCCGTGCTGAAAGCCGGAGGCGTCGTCGTTACCACGATGCCGCTCTACCGCGCGGGTGAGTTGCGCTTCATGATGGAGAAGGCGCAGGCCAAGCACGCGCTCTGCGACGCCCGCTTGCGCGATGACTTCGATCGCGCTTGCGCCGAGTTTCACGGCGTGCGGACCGCGTTCTTCAACGAAGCCGAGCCCGGAGCGGAGTCGCTGGAATCGGCGATGCGAGCGAAATCGGGCGACTTCGAGAACGTCGAGACCGCCGCCGAGGATGTGGCGTTGATCGCCTTTACCTCGGGAACGACCGGGACGCCGAAAGCGGCGATGCACTACCATCGCGACGTGATGGCGATCTGCGACACCTACGCCGCGCGAGTCTTGCAGCCGCGCCGGGAGGATCTCTTCTGCGGGAGCCCGCCGCTTGCGTTCACGTTTGGCTTGGGCGGACTGCTGCTCTTTCCGCTCTACGCCGGCGCGGCGACGCTCATGCTCGAAAAGGCCGGTGCCGGCGACCTGCTCGACGCTATCGAACGTTTCCGCGTGACGACGCTCTTCACCGCGCCGATTGCATACCGGGCAATGGGCAACGCGCTCGACGGCCGCGACGTCTCCTCGCTGCGCACCTGCGTCTCGGCGGGCGAGGCGCTGCCGAAAGCGGTCTGGGAAGAGTGGCGCGCAAAGACCGGCATCGCGATTCTCGACGGCATCGGCAGCACGGAGATGTTGCATATCTTCGTCGGCTCGCCGGAATCGGAGGTCCGCGCGGGCGCGACGGGGCGTCCGGTGCCGGGCTACGTCGCCGAAGTACACGATGAGAACGGCGAGCGCGTCGCGGACGATACGGCCGGCCGGCTCGCCGTAAAAGGCCCGACCGGCTGCAAATATCTGCAGGACGAACGCCAGACGCTCTACGTGCAGCGCGGCTGGAACTACCCCGGCGATACCTACCGGCGCGACGCCGACGGCTACTTCTGGCACGTCGCCCGCACCGACGACATGATCGTCTCGGCGGGTTACAACATCTCCGGGCCCGAGGTCGAACAGGCGCTCATCGCTCACGCCGACGTGCGAGAGGTCGCCGTCGTCGGCAAGCGCGACGCCGAAAAGGAGACGAACTTCGTCAAGGCTTTCGTCGTGCTCGCCGAGGGCTGCGAGCCTTCACCGGAAAGGGCCGACGAGCTGCGCGAGTTCTGCAAATCGCAGATCGCGCCGTTCAAGGCGCCGCGCGAGATCGAGTTCGTCGTAGAACTGCCGCGCACCGAAACCGGCAAACTCCAACGCTACAAACTCCGCGACGTCACGTCTTGA
- the rpsL gene encoding 30S ribosomal protein S12, translating to MPTINQLVRRGREKTEQKVKTRAFRVILTGPKPGHPDLPTRTFEVAGNPQRRGVCTQVKTVTPKKPNSALRKVARVRLTNGEEVTAYIPGIGHNLQEHSVVLVRGGRVKDLPGVRYHIIRGTLDT from the coding sequence TTGCCGACGATTAACCAGCTGGTGCGCCGTGGGCGCGAGAAGACCGAGCAGAAGGTCAAGACGCGCGCGTTCCGCGTGATCCTGACCGGGCCCAAGCCGGGGCATCCCGACCTGCCGACGCGGACCTTTGAGGTCGCCGGCAACCCGCAGCGCCGGGGGGTCTGCACGCAAGTGAAGACGGTCACCCCGAAGAAGCCGAACTCGGCCCTCCGCAAAGTCGCCCGCGTCCGGCTGACGAACGGCGAAGAGGTCACGGCGTACATCCCCGGGATCGGGCACAATCTGCAAGAGCACTCGGTCGTCCTCGTGCGCGGCGGACGCGTCAAGGATCTGCCGGGAGTTCGCTATCATATCATCCGCGGCACGCTCGACACGG